The Flavobacteriales bacterium genome contains the following window.
AGATCCATTGACCTCCTTCACACGGCAGCGAACATTAGCGATTCGAACGGTGAATTGCTCTTCTTCACGAACGGTGTGGTGATCGGGAAAGCCGACGGTGATACAATGCAGAACGGAGCGGGGTTGAATCCGAGCGACTACACGGACAATTGGTACCCGGATGGCTTGCTTTTGTACCAAGCCGACTTGATCATCCCGAAACCGGGACACCCAAATCGGTATTTCCTGTTCCATAACACCGTGGACGTGATACCTGGGTTCACAAGCTTGTACGTTTACCTCACCGAGGTTGATATGAGCTTGGATGGAGGGAGCGGCGCTGTGCTAACGAAAAACCAAGTGTTGCATACCGGCCCACTTCAGAACGGGCATTTGACCGGTGTGAAGCACGGGAACGGTCGTGACTGGTGGGTGTTTGCTCACGCGCTTAACACGGATGAATTCCTCCGGTGGTTGGTTACCCCGCAGGGGGTTTTCGGACCCTGGAGCCAAAGCGTAGGTGCTGTCAGGGACGCGGACCCGGGCCAAGTTGTGTTCAGTTCCGATGGTGGTCGCTTCGCGTATTTTGCCGGCCTGTCCGGCTTGGACGTGTTTGAGGTGGACCGCTGTTCAGGACTTTTTTCCGTCTTTGGCCATGTGGATGTATTGGACGGGTTTTACGGCATCGGCGCTTCCTTCTCCCCCAACGGGCGTTTCGTGTACTTGAGCAATGGTTTGGACATGTTCCAAGTTGACACCGAGGCAGCCGATATGCAGGGCGACACGGTGCATATTGCGAGATGGGA
Protein-coding sequences here:
- a CDS encoding T9SS type A sorting domain-containing protein, which encodes MKTRRARVRVLLSAVVALGGGAAFGQGLDNLWLGGYDNWFGAAPWGGSSINFTTGTPVIYQDPRSIDLLHTAANISDSNGELLFFTNGVVIGKADGDTMQNGAGLNPSDYTDNWYPDGLLLYQADLIIPKPGHPNRYFLFHNTVDVIPGFTSLYVYLTEVDMSLDGGSGAVLTKNQVLHTGPLQNGHLTGVKHGNGRDWWVFAHALNTDEFLRWLVTPQGVFGPWSQSVGAVRDADPGQVVFSSDGGRFAYFAGLSGLDVFEVDRCSGLFSVFGHVDVLDGFYGIGASFSPNGRFVYLSNGLDMFQVDTEAADMQGDTVHIARWDSTYSPEFPFATVFGASKLAPDGKIYISTLNSTDKLHVINYPDSFGLACGIVQHAITLPTYWKNSLPNHPNYHLGALDGSVCDSLDVGLVEQPENLNMSLYPNPNTGAFAITYAPQPSSGTLEVHALDGRVVHRESVAPWSQLKGVELPRLAPGLYQCTVRFGAHEGVRRFVVE